CAATGCGGCTTCCCAGGAACTGGGCACCGATGGGGTTCCCGACATCGGAGATGTGGCCGCCAACAGCTATCACCGGGACGTCCTGATGAATCTCAATGAAGCCCAACGCCAGAAGCTCCGTGACATCGACGCCGCCCTGGATCGACTGGCCGAAGGCGAATATGGCATCTGCGCCCGCTGCGAAGAGGAAATCGACTCCCGCCGCCTGCTCGTGCGCCCTTTTTCGCGTTATTGTATTGACTGCAAATCGGATATTGAAAAATTCGGAGAATAGTTCGTCCAACCCTTGGAGACCCTTCGGGACCCAGCCCAGGAGAAGAACATGACTCTCATGGCCTTTCTGTTGCTTATCATCCTGTTCCTTGTCTTTTTCATCTATTTCCTGGGCCTCAATCCTCAGGACATCACCCTCTTTTTCCTGCCCGACCAGCCGCTGACCTATCCGGTGGCCATTGTCGTGGTAGGAGCCGTCCTGCTCGGTCTTGTCCTGGGTTATGGCGCCTATATTTACAGCACCTTTGCAGGCTTTTTCCGCAACTGGCGCAAGGATCGCGCTGAGAAAAAGAACAAGGAGGTCACCTCCCTCTATCGAGAAGGGGTGGGACGTCTTCTCTCCGGCGACATTAAAAAGGCCCATACACTGCTCCAGAAAACCCTCGACCGGGATCCATCCCGCGTGGAAACCTATATCGCCCTGGCCAGTGTCTATATACAGGAAAGCGAACCTCGCGAGGCCATCAACCTGCTCCTGAAAGCCAAAAATATTGATCCGAGAAACCTCGAGATTTTCTTCAAAATGGCGACGACCTACGAAGAAATGGGCCTTCTCGACGATGCCGCCCTGGCCTACCAGGAGATCATCACCCTGGAGAGCGACAACCGCAAGGCGCTGAGAGCCCTACGCGACATCCACATCAACAGTCAGCGCTGGCCAGAGGCCCTGGAACTGCAGAAACGGCTGATGAAGGTGGGGGTCAGCAAAAATCGGCTGGCGGATGAAAAAGCCAAGCTTCTCTTTATCCGCTATGAGGTGGCCGCACAGGCTGTTGCCGCCGGCAAGGGCGACGAGGCCAAGGACACGCTCAAAGATATCATCAAGCAGGACTCCGGCTTCACGCCGGCTCGGGTTTCCCTGGGGGACATTTACCAGGCTGAAAACAGGGCCGAAGAGGCAGCCCGCACCTGGCAGGAAGGCTACAAAGCACTATCCAAAAGCATTTTCCTGTCGCGCCTGGAAGAGCTCTATATGGGCGAAGAAGATCCTTCCACTCTGTTGTCTTTCTATCGCTCTGCCATTGTGGAGAAACCGCAGGACCTTTTGCTCCGGCTCTTTTTCGGCCGCCTCTGCCTGCGTCTCGAAATGGTCGATGAGGCGCTGGAAAACCTCTATGCCGTGGAAAGCTCCGGGATTGAATTTCCCCAGCTGCATAGCCTGCTGGCCGAAGCTCACCGCCGCCGCAACCGTTTTGACGATGCTATTCGTGAGTATCAGAAGGCCCTCGGGATCAACGCCCACCTCAGCTTTGGCTACGTGTGCGAAGAGTGCGGTGATGAAGAAACGAGTTGGAAGAGCCGTTGCGCCCATTGCGGTACCTGGGGCAGTTTTGCCTTGCCTAACCGCTCCTTGATCACTGGGGCCCGCCCCCTGGAAGTGCGGGAAATCCATCACGGGGAGAGAGAGGCATGGCAGGAAGAGGACTAAAAAGACCGATCGCCCTGGTTATTCTCGACGGCTGGGGCATCAACGACGCCTGCGTCAACAATGCCGTCTGCCAGGCCAAAAAACCTGTCCTTGACGACCTGTTCAGCCGCTATCCTTCCACCCGGCTCAATGCCTCCGGGCTGGCCGTCGGCCTGCCCGAGGGCCAGATGGGCAACTCGGAAGTCGGCCATCTCAATATCGGTGCCGGACGCATTGTCTACCAGGATCTCACCCGTATCAGCAAAAGCATCCGCGAAGGGGATTTTTTCCAGAACCCTGTGCTTCGGCAGGTAATGGAAAAGGTCAAACTTGGCGGGAGCAAACTGCATCTCATGGGTCTGCTTTCCGACGGCGGCGTCCACTCGCACAACACCCACCTCTATGCCCTGGTGCGCCTGGCCAAGTCCCTCGGCCTTTCCCAGGTCTGCATCCATGCCTTTCTGGACGGTCGCGACACCCCCCCCAAAAGCGGAGCCGGATACCTGCGGGCTCTGGAAGAGGAGCTTGCAGCCATCGGGATTGGCCGGATAGCCACTGTCAGCGGCCGCTTCTGGGCCATGGACCGCGATAACCGCTGGGACCGGGTCGAGAAAGCCTACCGTGCCCTTGCCCTCGGCGAGGGGAAGCGCTCCGAGTCGAGCGCCAAAGCCATCGAAGAGGCCTATGCGGCCGGGCAGACGGATGAATTCGTCGAGCCCCACGTCATCGCGCCAGCCGACCTGACCGCCGGCACCATAGACAATGGCGACGGCATCATCTTCTTCAACTTCCGCGCCGACCGAGCCCGTGAAATTACCCGCGTTTTTACGGACCCGGAATTTTCCGGCTTCATCCGTGCCAAAACGCCTGAACTCGGCGCCTTTGTCTGCATGACCGAGTACGACGAGACCTTTGGCCTGCCCGTCGCCTTTCCGCCCGAAACCTATCCCAACCTGCTGGGCGAAGTGATCTCCAAGGCCGGTCTGACCCAATTGCGCATCGCGGAAACGGAAAAATACGCGCATGTCACCTTTTTCTTCAACGGGGGCAGCGAAACACCTTTTCCAGGGGAAGATCGCGTTCTCATTCCCTCGCCCAAAGATGTGGCCACCTACGACCTGAAGCCCGCCATGAGCGCCCCGGCGGTTACCGATGAGGTCGTCGATCGCGTCATGTCTGGTAAATACGACTTCATTGTGCTCAATTTTGCCAACCCTGACATGGTCGGTCATACCGGCAACCTCGAAGCCGCCACCACGGCCATGGAAACAGTCGATGCCTGCCTCGGTCGGGTAGTGGAGACCGTTCTTGCCGCCGGCGGCACCCTACTGGTCACGGCCGATCACGGCAATTGCGAGCAGATGACCGACGGCAACGGGCAGCCCCACACGGCCCACACCGCCAACCCCGTCCCCCTGTTGCTGATCGATCCTGATCTGCCCGGGGCCGCACTGCAAGAAGGCATTCTGGCTGACCTGGCACCCACCATCCTTTCACTCATGAAGCTGGAAAAGCCTGAGGAAATGACGGGACAGAGCCTGCTGGTCCCGGCCTGAAACCCCCCTGGACACCATGAGCCTGTCCCGCTCTTTTGCCTTCAGGCGCCTTAGACCTCTCTGGGAGGGCGTGAGGGGAGAAATCGGCGGGCTGGTGGACTGCTTCCTGCCGGTCTGCTGCGCTTTCTGCGATACTCCCCTCACCAGCTCAACCCAGCCAGCCCTCTGTCCTGCCTGCCAGAACGCCCTGGCCGAGAACAAACCAGCCGCCTGCCCGCGATGCGCTCTACCCTACCCCGATTACGGCGGCAGCGACCATCTGTGTGGCGATTGTCTGCAGCACCCACCGCCCTACAGAACCGTTTGTGCTTTGGGGATTTATGAAGGTCCGCTGCGCCAGGCCATTCACCGCTTCAAATATCAGCAAGACTTTACCCTCGCCGCCCCCCTGGGCCACCTCCTTGCAGCAGCCGTTCGGCGCCAGGGTCTTTTGCCCGACCTTATTCTCCCTGTTCCCTTACACCCCAGCCGACTTCGTCAGCGAACCTTCAATCAGGCTCTGCTGCTTGCCCGTATTTTGGGAAAGCAAAGCAGCACCCCTGTAGCCCGAAAGCTGTTGCGGCGTCTTCGGCCCACACCTCCCCAACAGGGATTGTCCCTGGATGGCCGCCGCCACAATCTCAACCGGGCCTTTGCGCTGAGCTCCCCTCTCGACGGGGAATCGGTTCTGCTGGTCGACGATGTCATGACTTCCGGGGCGACCGTAGCGGCCTGCGCCGCAGTTCTGCTGGAAAATGGCGCCCAAACCGTTGAAGTCGCCATTCTGGCCCGAGCCGCCAAAGGCACGTAAACCATCGGTGATTTTCTCCTTCATGAGAAAAAAGAACTATGATATAAGAGTTCTTGACTATTTCTCTCTTCTTCAGCAGGGCCAGGCACAGCCATTGATCTCCCTGGCGGCAGGCGCGTAACGGCCGCCCGACCAGCTAGACCATGATAGAGGAAATTCCTATGTCCAACCTCCTCAGCACTCTTGGCCTTGAGCACGTCCTGCAAACCATACCCAGCGGCCTTTTTCTGGTCGACCTGAATCGAAATATCGTCTATTGGAACGCCGAAGCGGAACGTCTGACCGGCTATGCCGCCCACGAGATTGTCGGCAAGCCCTGCACTGCCCTGGAAGGCATCGAATGTGACCTGACCTGCGGCCTCTTCAGCGGCACACTGCCCAAGCCGATTATCGGGGCACGCTGCACCATCA
The sequence above is a segment of the Desulfuromonas sp. KJ2020 genome. Coding sequences within it:
- a CDS encoding TraR/DksA family transcriptional regulator — its product is MDQQEQDRIEKLLLDLRRSVMREVSEANAASQELGTDGVPDIGDVAANSYHRDVLMNLNEAQRQKLRDIDAALDRLAEGEYGICARCEEEIDSRRLLVRPFSRYCIDCKSDIEKFGE
- a CDS encoding tetratricopeptide repeat protein produces the protein MTLMAFLLLIILFLVFFIYFLGLNPQDITLFFLPDQPLTYPVAIVVVGAVLLGLVLGYGAYIYSTFAGFFRNWRKDRAEKKNKEVTSLYREGVGRLLSGDIKKAHTLLQKTLDRDPSRVETYIALASVYIQESEPREAINLLLKAKNIDPRNLEIFFKMATTYEEMGLLDDAALAYQEIITLESDNRKALRALRDIHINSQRWPEALELQKRLMKVGVSKNRLADEKAKLLFIRYEVAAQAVAAGKGDEAKDTLKDIIKQDSGFTPARVSLGDIYQAENRAEEAARTWQEGYKALSKSIFLSRLEELYMGEEDPSTLLSFYRSAIVEKPQDLLLRLFFGRLCLRLEMVDEALENLYAVESSGIEFPQLHSLLAEAHRRRNRFDDAIREYQKALGINAHLSFGYVCEECGDEETSWKSRCAHCGTWGSFALPNRSLITGARPLEVREIHHGEREAWQEED
- the gpmI gene encoding 2,3-bisphosphoglycerate-independent phosphoglycerate mutase, which codes for MAGRGLKRPIALVILDGWGINDACVNNAVCQAKKPVLDDLFSRYPSTRLNASGLAVGLPEGQMGNSEVGHLNIGAGRIVYQDLTRISKSIREGDFFQNPVLRQVMEKVKLGGSKLHLMGLLSDGGVHSHNTHLYALVRLAKSLGLSQVCIHAFLDGRDTPPKSGAGYLRALEEELAAIGIGRIATVSGRFWAMDRDNRWDRVEKAYRALALGEGKRSESSAKAIEEAYAAGQTDEFVEPHVIAPADLTAGTIDNGDGIIFFNFRADRAREITRVFTDPEFSGFIRAKTPELGAFVCMTEYDETFGLPVAFPPETYPNLLGEVISKAGLTQLRIAETEKYAHVTFFFNGGSETPFPGEDRVLIPSPKDVATYDLKPAMSAPAVTDEVVDRVMSGKYDFIVLNFANPDMVGHTGNLEAATTAMETVDACLGRVVETVLAAGGTLLVTADHGNCEQMTDGNGQPHTAHTANPVPLLLIDPDLPGAALQEGILADLAPTILSLMKLEKPEEMTGQSLLVPA
- a CDS encoding phosphoribosyltransferase family protein produces the protein MRGEIGGLVDCFLPVCCAFCDTPLTSSTQPALCPACQNALAENKPAACPRCALPYPDYGGSDHLCGDCLQHPPPYRTVCALGIYEGPLRQAIHRFKYQQDFTLAAPLGHLLAAAVRRQGLLPDLILPVPLHPSRLRQRTFNQALLLARILGKQSSTPVARKLLRRLRPTPPQQGLSLDGRRHNLNRAFALSSPLDGESVLLVDDVMTSGATVAACAAVLLENGAQTVEVAILARAAKGT